Proteins found in one Micromonospora sp. WMMD1082 genomic segment:
- a CDS encoding LacI family DNA-binding transcriptional regulator yields MTKIDDVARLAGVSTATVSRALRGLPTVSAATRRRVLAAAEQLQYAVSPSASRLAGGRTGTVAVVVPRITRWFFGVVVEAVEDFLHQAGYDLLLHNLGGRERNRQRLLRAANLQKRVDAIMLVATPLLPADLTALATLDLPGVAISSGTIVPGWPCVRIDDVAAARTATRHLLDLGHRRIAHISGDPDDELAFSAHLDRRRGYQEALRGAGLRPDPSLDVESSFDIAGGTRATEELLRRGDPPTAIFAACDEMAMGALTALRDAGLQVPRDVSVIGIDDHALSGVLGLSTIAQPAAEQGRLAAQLLLDPLSGRAGEVGMIRPGSPVILPTRLVVRESTAPARAH; encoded by the coding sequence GTGACGAAGATCGACGACGTCGCCCGGCTGGCCGGAGTCTCCACGGCGACCGTCTCCCGGGCACTGCGCGGACTGCCGACGGTGTCGGCGGCGACCCGACGGCGGGTCCTGGCCGCCGCCGAGCAGTTGCAGTACGCCGTCTCACCGAGCGCCTCGCGGCTGGCCGGCGGCCGGACGGGCACCGTGGCGGTGGTGGTCCCCCGGATCACCCGGTGGTTCTTCGGTGTGGTCGTCGAGGCGGTCGAGGACTTCCTCCACCAGGCCGGTTACGACCTGCTGCTGCACAACCTCGGCGGGCGCGAACGCAACCGGCAACGCCTGCTGCGCGCGGCCAACCTGCAGAAGCGGGTGGACGCGATCATGCTGGTCGCCACCCCGCTGCTGCCCGCCGACCTGACCGCGCTGGCCACGCTGGACCTGCCCGGCGTCGCCATCAGCTCCGGCACCATCGTGCCCGGCTGGCCCTGCGTACGCATCGACGACGTGGCCGCGGCGCGGACCGCCACCCGGCACCTGCTGGATCTCGGTCACCGCCGGATCGCGCACATCTCCGGCGATCCCGACGACGAACTCGCCTTCAGCGCACACCTGGACCGGCGCCGGGGATACCAGGAGGCGCTGCGCGGGGCCGGGTTGCGTCCGGATCCGAGCCTCGACGTGGAGTCCAGCTTCGACATCGCCGGCGGCACCCGGGCCACCGAGGAACTGCTGCGCCGGGGCGACCCGCCGACGGCCATCTTCGCCGCCTGCGACGAGATGGCGATGGGCGCGCTCACCGCGCTGCGCGACGCCGGGTTGCAGGTCCCCCGGGATGTCAGCGTGATCGGCATCGACGACCACGCCCTCTCCGGCGTGCTCGGGCTGAGCACCATCGCGCAGCCCGCGGCCGAGCAGGGGCGGCTGGCCGCGCAGCTGCTGCTCGATCCGCTCAGCGGGCGGGCCGGCGAGGTTGGCATGATCAGACCGGGTTCGCCGGTGATCCTGCCCACTCGGCTGGTCGTGCGCGAATCGACCGCGCCCGCGCGGGCACACTGA
- a CDS encoding carbohydrate ABC transporter permease, which yields MTTTTPPVAAGAQDTGGPSTRVSRVRKRLNSRTATLVAIVIAVVWTIPTFGLFVSSFRPETQLKTTGWWTFFRDPEFTLQNYQDVLFGQSASSGQLASYFVNSLVITVPSVLFPLAFASLAAYALAWINFRGRDWMYIGIFALQIVPLQMALVPLLSFFSRGVSLGGITLLPAWNLDGAQNFAQVWFAHTCFALPFAVFLLHNFISQLPKDLMEAARVDGATHPRIFRTIVLPLVAPALAAFGIFQFLWVWNDLLVALIFAGGSDVTAPLTVRLAELAGTRGSEWQRLTAGAFVSIVVPLLVFLSLQRYFVRGLLAGSVKG from the coding sequence ATGACCACCACCACTCCCCCGGTCGCCGCCGGCGCCCAGGACACCGGCGGGCCGTCGACCCGGGTCTCCCGGGTCCGCAAGCGGCTGAACAGCCGCACCGCGACCCTGGTCGCGATCGTCATCGCGGTCGTCTGGACCATCCCGACCTTCGGCCTGTTCGTCTCCTCGTTCCGGCCCGAGACACAGCTCAAGACCACCGGCTGGTGGACCTTCTTCCGCGATCCGGAGTTCACCCTCCAGAACTACCAGGACGTGCTGTTCGGGCAGTCCGCCTCATCCGGGCAGCTCGCCAGCTACTTCGTCAACTCACTGGTGATCACCGTGCCGTCGGTGCTGTTCCCGCTGGCGTTCGCGTCCCTGGCCGCGTACGCCCTGGCGTGGATCAACTTCCGGGGCCGGGACTGGATGTACATCGGCATCTTCGCGTTGCAGATCGTGCCGCTGCAGATGGCCCTGGTGCCACTGCTGAGCTTCTTCTCGCGCGGAGTCAGCCTGGGCGGCATCACCCTGCTGCCCGCCTGGAACCTCGACGGCGCGCAGAACTTCGCCCAGGTGTGGTTCGCGCACACCTGCTTCGCGCTGCCGTTCGCGGTGTTCCTGCTGCACAACTTCATCTCACAACTGCCCAAGGATCTGATGGAGGCGGCGCGGGTCGACGGCGCCACCCACCCCAGGATCTTCCGCACCATCGTCCTGCCCCTGGTGGCACCCGCCCTGGCCGCGTTCGGCATCTTCCAGTTCCTCTGGGTCTGGAACGACCTGCTGGTCGCGCTCATCTTCGCCGGGGGCAGCGACGTCACCGCACCACTCACCGTCCGCCTGGCCGAACTGGCCGGCACCCGGGGCAGCGAGTGGCAACGGCTGACCGCCGGAGCGTTCGTCTCGATCGTCGTACCGCTGCTGGTGTTCCTGTCGCTGCAGCGTTACTTCGTTCGCGGGCTGCTCGCCGGCAGCGTCAAGGGTTGA